The Enterococcus rotai genome includes a window with the following:
- a CDS encoding CPBP family intramembrane glutamic endopeptidase, translating into MQELFDKKVKLVPAIVSLVLLGGAFYSLLHTTFILNFCIILVAGLIGMYLMYGVDGIKKLYSPLKKGSVKIILIAYVLSWVTALLAKFLAGVIGQPTADNPIVSQFSHGVVPALTLLGKTLFMLAGEEIITTIPLILLIHLALNYNVERKTAIIGSVILTSLMFGSLHLSTYDWNWFQCLVVIGLTRIPFTWATLKTNSIWAGTIIHIAFDWLIFIGVMLSTLAH; encoded by the coding sequence ATGCAAGAATTATTTGATAAAAAAGTAAAACTAGTTCCAGCAATTGTTTCATTAGTATTATTAGGAGGTGCGTTTTACTCCTTATTGCATACAACATTTATATTAAATTTTTGTATTATTCTCGTTGCGGGATTAATTGGAATGTACTTGATGTATGGTGTGGATGGAATCAAAAAGCTTTATTCTCCGCTTAAAAAAGGCTCAGTAAAAATTATATTGATTGCGTATGTGTTAAGTTGGGTAACAGCTCTTTTAGCGAAGTTTTTAGCTGGGGTGATTGGACAACCAACTGCTGATAATCCAATCGTAAGTCAGTTCAGTCATGGAGTAGTACCGGCCCTTACATTATTAGGGAAAACATTGTTTATGCTTGCAGGTGAGGAAATCATTACCACGATTCCGCTGATCCTATTGATTCATTTAGCACTGAATTATAACGTTGAACGTAAAACAGCAATTATTGGCTCTGTTATCTTAACAAGTCTCATGTTTGGTTCGTTACATTTATCAACGTATGATTGGAATTGGTTCCAATGTTTGGTCGTGATTGGCTTGACTCGCATTCCATTTACGTGGGCGACATTAAAAACAAATTCAATATGGGCTGGTACAATCATTCATATTGCTTTTGATTGGCTGATTTTTATAGGCGTGATGCTCTCTACTCTAGCACACTAA
- the msrB gene encoding peptide-methionine (R)-S-oxide reductase MsrB → MEKPSKEELKEKLSDIEYAVTQENATERPFTGKYDDFYQEGIYVDIVSGEPLFSSTDKYDAGCGWPAFTKPIEKQDVVEHSDFSLGMHRVEVRSKEADSHLGHVFTDGPTDQGGLRYCINAAALRFIPVADLEKEGYGEYKPLFK, encoded by the coding sequence ATGGAAAAACCATCAAAAGAAGAGTTGAAAGAGAAGTTATCTGATATCGAATATGCAGTGACCCAAGAAAATGCAACAGAGCGACCTTTCACTGGTAAATATGACGATTTCTATCAAGAGGGCATTTATGTCGATATCGTTAGTGGCGAACCTCTCTTTAGCTCAACGGATAAATATGATGCAGGGTGCGGTTGGCCAGCATTTACGAAACCAATTGAAAAACAAGATGTAGTAGAGCATAGCGATTTTTCTTTAGGCATGCATCGAGTTGAAGTGCGCAGTAAAGAAGCAGACTCTCACCTAGGACACGTCTTTACAGATGGACCTACAGATCAAGGTGGTTTACGTTATTGTATCAATGCGGCAGCGTTGCGGTTTATTCCAGTAGCAGACCTAGAAAAAGAAGGCTATGGGGAATATAAACCCTTATTTAAATAA
- a CDS encoding peptide ABC transporter substrate-binding protein: MKKKNMTKLISVMLLSTLVLAACGGGSKTDSTDSSSDSKKASGEQLFRLVVQQEMPTADLSLGTNTISFSAFNNIYEGLYRLDAKSKPHAAGAAEMAKKSDDGLTYTFKLREDAKWSNGDPVVAADYVYGWQRTADPKTAAEYAYMFALVKNGADVSDGKKPLDELGIKAVSDYELEVTLEQETPYFDYLLAFPSFFPQNKKIVDEKGKDYAATSEASVYNGPFTLTDFDGAGTDTEWSYTKNDQYWDKETVQLDKIEVKVVKEAPTSLNLFQDGQVDDVILSGELAKQMADDPELVIEKDARTSYLEFNQRDEKSPYHNANLRKAISYSIDRDALVDRILGDGSIASTGLVPAGMSFSPEGNKDFADENKNVLTHDTKKAKEYWEKAKKELGIDSFKFDIVGDDTDSTKKVLEYIQGAVKETLDGVDVTVTNVPFTVRLDRGKNGEFEVIMGGWGADYADPSSFTDLFLTGGSYNRGRYSNEKYDQLVKDSGSKNAADPEKRWTDMVDAEKLLMDDMGVAPVYQKAEAHMRSSKVKGVIAHGAGARYDYKWTYISE; the protein is encoded by the coding sequence ATGAAAAAGAAAAATATGACGAAGTTAATCAGTGTTATGCTGTTGTCTACATTGGTATTAGCAGCTTGTGGTGGCGGCAGCAAGACTGATTCGACAGATAGTAGCAGCGACAGCAAAAAAGCGAGTGGGGAACAGCTTTTTCGATTAGTCGTGCAACAAGAAATGCCAACAGCAGATTTATCATTAGGAACAAATACCATCAGTTTTTCAGCCTTTAATAATATTTATGAAGGCTTGTACCGATTAGATGCGAAAAGCAAACCACATGCTGCAGGTGCGGCTGAAATGGCGAAAAAAAGCGACGATGGCTTAACCTATACCTTCAAGCTAAGAGAAGATGCTAAATGGTCAAACGGCGATCCTGTTGTAGCCGCAGACTACGTTTATGGCTGGCAGCGGACAGCAGATCCTAAAACAGCAGCTGAATATGCTTACATGTTTGCCTTAGTTAAAAACGGAGCGGATGTTTCAGACGGTAAAAAGCCATTAGATGAATTAGGAATCAAAGCAGTCAGTGATTACGAATTAGAAGTAACATTAGAGCAAGAAACACCTTATTTTGATTATCTATTAGCATTTCCATCATTTTTCCCGCAAAATAAGAAAATCGTAGATGAAAAAGGCAAAGATTATGCCGCAACAAGTGAAGCGTCTGTCTACAATGGACCATTTACATTGACTGATTTTGATGGAGCTGGAACGGATACGGAGTGGTCTTATACAAAGAACGACCAATATTGGGATAAAGAGACTGTTCAGTTAGATAAGATCGAAGTCAAAGTAGTGAAAGAAGCACCAACATCGTTGAATCTGTTCCAAGACGGACAAGTAGATGATGTGATTTTAAGTGGTGAATTAGCGAAACAAATGGCCGATGATCCAGAACTTGTGATTGAAAAAGATGCGCGTACTTCTTATCTTGAATTTAACCAAAGAGATGAAAAATCACCTTACCACAATGCGAATCTACGTAAAGCAATCTCTTATTCGATCGATCGTGATGCGCTAGTTGATCGAATCTTAGGAGACGGTTCGATTGCTTCGACTGGTCTTGTGCCAGCAGGCATGTCATTTTCACCAGAAGGCAATAAGGATTTTGCTGACGAAAATAAAAACGTATTGACACATGATACTAAAAAAGCGAAAGAATACTGGGAAAAAGCGAAAAAGGAATTAGGAATCGATTCATTCAAGTTTGATATCGTGGGTGACGATACTGATTCTACTAAAAAAGTATTGGAATATATACAAGGAGCAGTGAAAGAAACGCTTGATGGCGTAGATGTGACCGTTACAAATGTACCGTTTACGGTTCGTTTAGATCGTGGTAAAAATGGCGAATTTGAAGTGATCATGGGCGGTTGGGGTGCTGATTATGCCGATCCAAGTAGTTTTACTGATCTTTTCCTAACAGGTGGATCATACAATAGAGGACGTTACTCAAATGAAAAATATGATCAATTAGTTAAAGATTCAGGTAGTAAAAATGCCGCAGATCCAGAAAAACGCTGGACAGATATGGTAGATGCTGAGAAGCTATTGATGGACGATATGGGTGTTGCTCCAGTCTATCAAAAAGCGGAAGCGCATATGCGTAGTTCAAAAGTCAAAGGTGTGATTGCTCACGGAGCTGGCGCACGTTATGATTATAAGTGGACGTATATTTCTGAATAA
- a CDS encoding Maf family protein, with the protein MKVILASQSPRRRELLSRIISDFEVVPADIDEDVKSYFTPMDYVLTMAAQKAAHIAKQYPNDLVIGSDTIVTIDNEILGKPASREDGFRMLRQLSGRTHKVYTSVVLMKDDQESSATVPATVEFYDLTDEEINRYLDTKEYEDKAGAYGIQEQGALLVKSIQGDYYSIMGLPIATLYRMLPSFDQC; encoded by the coding sequence ATGAAAGTTATCCTGGCTTCTCAATCGCCGCGTAGACGTGAATTATTAAGTCGCATCATTTCTGATTTTGAAGTAGTACCGGCTGATATTGATGAAGATGTAAAAAGTTATTTTACGCCAATGGATTATGTTTTGACGATGGCGGCGCAAAAAGCAGCTCATATAGCAAAACAGTATCCAAATGATCTAGTGATTGGTTCTGATACGATCGTCACGATCGATAATGAAATATTGGGAAAACCCGCTTCTAGAGAAGATGGCTTTCGGATGTTGAGACAACTGAGTGGTAGAACACATAAAGTGTATACCAGTGTTGTCTTGATGAAAGATGATCAAGAATCTTCTGCAACGGTTCCAGCAACAGTTGAATTTTATGATTTGACAGATGAAGAAATCAATCGTTATTTAGATACAAAAGAGTATGAAGACAAAGCTGGTGCATATGGAATCCAAGAACAAGGAGCTCTGCTGGTAAAAAGTATTCAAGGGGATTACTATTCGATCATGGGCCTTCCAATTGCTACCCTTTATCGTATGCTGCCGTCTTTTGATCAGTGCTAG
- a CDS encoding helix-turn-helix domain-containing protein codes for MKNYGLTIRKIRLDKGYSQKEIYTEIITKSYAIEFEQGKHDISLFLFTQILDRLRIDIDEFFYIHNDYHLEEENDYINNFSHAANRHDIKSLEKMYQLLLHHVPPTTLTLVHQAELRLRIQSLTYFETYKNFEHWQGNPEDIQIIGHYLMNVQSWTLQEILLFSNNADMFNQEQQIFFFKQLLKSLPNYRAYDRAIPVYASLLTNILPTLFRMQEWAEISQGLDWLKQLSSEYTNSFFRIVFIYYSGLFAICQEDSIAGERKVLWALNTLKIIDQADIAAEFEAFFQTINDRANE; via the coding sequence ATGAAAAATTATGGACTTACTATTCGAAAAATACGCTTAGATAAAGGCTATAGTCAAAAAGAAATCTACACTGAAATTATTACTAAGTCATATGCTATTGAATTCGAACAAGGGAAACACGATATTTCACTTTTCTTATTTACGCAGATTTTAGATCGTTTGAGGATAGATATTGATGAATTTTTTTATATTCATAACGATTATCATCTGGAGGAAGAAAATGATTATATCAACAATTTTTCCCATGCAGCCAATCGCCATGATATCAAATCACTAGAAAAAATGTATCAACTACTCCTGCATCACGTTCCACCTACAACCTTGACCCTTGTTCATCAGGCAGAACTCCGTTTAAGAATTCAGTCCCTTACCTATTTTGAAACTTATAAAAACTTTGAACATTGGCAAGGGAATCCAGAAGATATTCAGATTATTGGACATTACCTAATGAACGTACAGAGCTGGACCTTGCAAGAAATTCTCTTGTTTAGTAACAATGCTGATATGTTTAACCAAGAACAACAAATTTTCTTTTTTAAACAATTACTAAAATCCTTACCTAACTATCGAGCATATGATCGTGCAATTCCCGTCTATGCTTCATTACTCACAAACATACTCCCCACTTTATTCCGTATGCAAGAATGGGCTGAAATTTCACAAGGACTAGATTGGTTAAAACAGCTAAGCAGCGAATACACAAACAGTTTTTTCCGAATCGTTTTCATCTACTACAGCGGATTATTTGCTATCTGTCAGGAAGACAGTATAGCTGGAGAAAGAAAGGTGTTATGGGCGTTGAATACCTTAAAAATAATAGACCAAGCAGATATTGCAGCCGAGTTTGAAGCCTTCTTTCAAACAATCAACGATCGAGCAAATGAGTAA
- the mutL gene encoding DNA mismatch repair endonuclease MutL, with amino-acid sequence MGKIQELSEQLANQIAAGEVVERPASVVKELVENAIDAGSTQIDIFIEEAGLKTIQVIDNGEGIAKEDILNAFKRHATSKIHTRDDLFRIRSLGFRGEALPSIASVSEISVETAVSDEEEGSLVQMKGGTIEKHRPAALRKGTKITVSNLFFNTPARLKYVKTIQTELANVGDIVNRLALSHPKIAFRLVHDGNKMMNTAGNGDLKQTIAGIYGISTAKKMLKIEAEDLDFKLTGYVSLPEVTRASRNYLSTIINGRYIKNFALNKAIVDGYGSKLMVGRFPLAVIEIEMDPLLVDVNVHPTKQEVRLSKEKELMTLISTAIREVLSHEQLIPNAADNLRFKKKVELQPKVEQMEIPLTEPEAPAKPNRKPSSLGYDAASGNFFVKETTAEFSTQKPVNSWAQTPEPQTKEDSEREALLAYAFSSPEEQASVSDSDQQELSQTSEETVSTSAEAASVDEQVYEEELSHHPEFDFSETGAKNDLNKMLNKLSDERPKERFPELEYFGQMHGTYLFAQSKDGLYIIDQHAAQERIKYEYFREKIGEVTNDLQELLVPIVIDYPNSDALKIKEQKEILAEVGIHLEDFGQNSFIVRSHPTWYPAGEEESIIREMIDMFLTTGSVSVKKFREATAIMMSCKRSIKANHYLNEQQARVLLKDLETCENPFNCPHGRPVLIHFTNSDMEKMFKRIQDPH; translated from the coding sequence ATGGGAAAAATCCAAGAACTATCTGAACAGCTTGCCAATCAGATTGCTGCGGGTGAAGTAGTAGAACGTCCTGCATCTGTAGTTAAAGAACTTGTTGAAAACGCCATTGATGCTGGCAGTACGCAAATTGACATTTTCATTGAGGAAGCTGGATTGAAGACGATTCAAGTCATTGATAATGGTGAAGGAATCGCCAAAGAGGACATCTTAAATGCCTTTAAACGACATGCAACAAGTAAAATTCATACCCGAGATGACCTATTTCGGATCCGTAGCTTAGGCTTTCGCGGTGAAGCCTTGCCCAGTATTGCTTCTGTATCAGAAATCAGCGTTGAAACGGCTGTCTCAGATGAAGAAGAAGGTAGCCTTGTACAAATGAAAGGCGGAACGATCGAAAAACATCGTCCAGCAGCTCTAAGAAAAGGCACAAAAATCACCGTTTCAAACCTGTTTTTCAATACGCCTGCACGTTTAAAATATGTTAAAACAATCCAAACCGAATTAGCCAATGTCGGCGATATCGTCAATCGATTGGCGTTAAGCCATCCAAAGATTGCGTTTCGTTTAGTACATGACGGCAATAAGATGATGAATACAGCGGGCAATGGTGATTTAAAACAAACAATCGCAGGTATCTATGGCATTAGTACGGCTAAAAAAATGCTGAAAATCGAAGCGGAAGATTTAGACTTTAAATTGACGGGGTATGTTTCTTTACCAGAAGTTACTAGAGCGAGTCGTAACTATTTATCGACGATCATTAATGGCCGCTACATCAAAAACTTTGCTTTGAATAAAGCAATTGTTGATGGTTATGGATCTAAATTGATGGTAGGACGTTTCCCATTAGCGGTAATAGAGATCGAGATGGATCCGCTGTTAGTCGATGTCAATGTTCATCCAACCAAGCAAGAAGTTCGTTTAAGTAAGGAAAAAGAGCTGATGACCTTGATCAGTACTGCGATTCGTGAAGTCTTGAGTCATGAGCAACTGATTCCCAATGCGGCAGACAATTTGCGTTTTAAAAAGAAAGTTGAACTGCAGCCAAAGGTCGAACAAATGGAAATTCCTCTAACAGAACCAGAAGCACCGGCTAAACCGAATCGGAAACCTAGTAGTTTAGGGTATGATGCAGCTAGCGGTAATTTCTTTGTTAAAGAGACAACGGCAGAATTTTCAACACAAAAACCAGTCAACAGTTGGGCACAAACACCTGAACCACAAACGAAAGAAGACTCTGAGCGAGAGGCTTTGTTGGCCTACGCATTTAGTTCACCTGAGGAGCAAGCGTCCGTTTCTGATAGTGATCAGCAAGAGCTATCCCAGACATCAGAGGAGACTGTTTCAACAAGTGCGGAAGCAGCAAGCGTAGATGAACAAGTCTATGAAGAAGAATTGAGCCATCATCCAGAGTTTGATTTTTCAGAGACAGGGGCTAAAAATGACTTAAATAAAATGCTGAATAAGTTATCAGATGAACGTCCTAAAGAACGTTTTCCAGAACTAGAATATTTTGGTCAAATGCATGGCACATACTTATTTGCTCAAAGTAAAGACGGCCTGTATATCATTGACCAACACGCCGCTCAAGAGCGAATCAAATATGAGTATTTTAGAGAAAAAATCGGTGAAGTTACCAATGATTTACAAGAATTATTGGTACCGATCGTGATTGATTATCCTAATAGTGATGCGTTAAAGATCAAAGAACAAAAAGAAATATTGGCAGAAGTCGGGATTCACTTAGAGGATTTCGGTCAAAACAGTTTCATTGTTCGATCTCATCCAACGTGGTATCCAGCAGGAGAAGAAGAATCGATTATTCGGGAAATGATTGACATGTTTTTAACAACTGGATCTGTTAGCGTGAAAAAATTCCGTGAAGCCACTGCAATTATGATGAGCTGTAAACGGTCGATCAAAGCCAATCATTATCTGAATGAACAACAGGCTCGAGTGTTGCTGAAGGATTTAGAAACGTGTGAAAATCCGTTCAATTGCCCTCATGGACGACCTGTTTTGATCCACTTTACTAACTCAGATATGGAAAAAATGTTTAAACGAATTCAAGATCCACATTAA
- the ruvA gene encoding Holliday junction branch migration protein RuvA: protein MYEYIIGKVTFISPYYIVVETNGIGYQISVGNPYRYSGKTDQQVKIYVHQVVREDAHLLYGFGDLDEKQLFLKLISVSGIGPKSGLAIMASEDHGGLINAIESEDAAYLTKFPGVGKKTAQQMVLDLKGKLGELETSEAAVEAMAKTPTNQSANQSLTEALEALSALGYSDKEIKRITPKLEELGNLQTDEYLRNALKFMMKR, encoded by the coding sequence ATGTACGAATATATCATTGGTAAGGTGACTTTTATCAGCCCTTATTATATTGTAGTCGAAACAAATGGCATTGGGTATCAAATTTCTGTAGGCAATCCGTACCGCTATTCAGGCAAAACCGATCAGCAAGTTAAAATCTATGTGCATCAAGTTGTTCGCGAGGATGCTCATTTATTATACGGCTTTGGTGATTTAGATGAAAAGCAACTCTTTTTAAAACTAATTAGCGTTTCAGGAATCGGACCTAAAAGCGGATTAGCAATCATGGCATCAGAAGATCATGGTGGTTTGATCAATGCAATCGAAAGTGAAGATGCTGCTTATTTAACCAAATTCCCTGGTGTAGGTAAAAAAACAGCGCAGCAAATGGTACTTGACCTGAAAGGAAAATTAGGCGAACTGGAAACTTCAGAAGCAGCTGTTGAAGCAATGGCTAAAACACCAACGAACCAATCCGCTAATCAGTCGCTAACAGAAGCTTTAGAAGCATTGAGTGCATTAGGGTACAGTGATAAAGAAATCAAGCGCATCACACCGAAACTAGAAGAACTAGGCAACCTGCAAACAGACGAATACTTACGCAATGCACTAAAATTCATGATGAAACGTTAA
- a CDS encoding ABC transporter ATP-binding protein: MLNLSDIRKSYWQGSEEVEILKGIDLTISKGEYVSIMGPSGSGKSTLMNIIGCLDKPTKGIYRLNDRNVGEMKDYQLADLRNETIGFVFQNFNLMPKLTAVQNVELPLIYSKVDRSTRRKRALEALKKVGLEDRVSFKPSELSGGQKQRVAVARALVTDAAFLLADEPTGALDTQNSEQIMDLFSELNNEGKTIIVITHEQEVADYTKRKIFLRDGYITKDEVEERTYA; the protein is encoded by the coding sequence ATGCTCAACCTAAGTGATATTCGTAAATCATATTGGCAAGGTTCAGAAGAAGTAGAAATTCTTAAAGGAATTGACCTGACTATTTCAAAAGGAGAGTATGTTTCCATTATGGGCCCATCTGGTTCAGGGAAATCTACGTTGATGAACATTATCGGGTGTTTAGACAAGCCTACAAAGGGAATTTATCGTTTAAATGATCGAAATGTAGGAGAAATGAAAGATTATCAATTAGCAGATTTGAGAAATGAAACAATCGGTTTTGTTTTTCAAAACTTTAACCTAATGCCAAAATTAACTGCAGTACAAAATGTCGAATTGCCTTTGATCTATTCTAAAGTGGATCGTTCGACACGTCGAAAGCGAGCATTAGAAGCCCTGAAAAAAGTAGGATTGGAAGATAGAGTATCTTTTAAACCCTCTGAATTATCAGGGGGACAAAAACAAAGAGTGGCTGTAGCGAGAGCTTTAGTCACAGATGCGGCTTTTCTATTGGCAGACGAGCCAACAGGTGCATTAGATACGCAGAACAGTGAGCAAATAATGGATTTATTTTCAGAATTAAATAATGAAGGGAAAACGATTATCGTCATTACGCATGAACAAGAAGTTGCAGATTATACGAAAAGAAAAATTTTCCTAAGAGATGGTTATATAACGAAAGATGAGGTGGAGGAGAGAACGTATGCTTGA
- the ruvB gene encoding Holliday junction branch migration DNA helicase RuvB produces MTEDERLLSAETTSEGEESLEKSLRPQFLEQYIGQDKVKQELTIYIEAARNREEALDHTLLYGPPGLGKTTMAMVIANEMHVNIRTTSGPAIERAGDLVAILNELEPGDVLFIDEIHRLPRVVEEMLYSAMEDFYVDIMVGQGTTAHPVHFPLPPFTLIGATTRAGMLSAPLRDRFGIISHMEYYETQDLKEIVLRSADIFQTEIVEEGAFEIARRSRGTPRIANRLLKRVRDFAQVQSNGTIDRGIADQALTLLQVDHQGLDYVDQKLLKTMIELYGGGPVGLSTLAVNISEETETVEDMYEPYLIQKGFIKRTPRGRIATALAYEHFGYESYYQE; encoded by the coding sequence ATGACAGAAGATGAAAGACTACTTTCCGCTGAAACAACAAGCGAGGGAGAAGAGTCCTTAGAAAAGTCACTACGTCCCCAATTTCTCGAACAATATATCGGTCAAGATAAAGTCAAACAGGAGCTTACGATCTATATCGAAGCTGCCCGCAATCGGGAAGAAGCCCTAGATCACACTCTTTTGTATGGACCGCCTGGACTTGGTAAAACAACGATGGCAATGGTGATCGCCAATGAAATGCATGTTAATATTCGTACCACTAGCGGACCAGCCATTGAGCGTGCTGGAGATTTAGTCGCTATTTTAAATGAATTAGAGCCAGGAGATGTTTTATTTATCGACGAAATTCATCGTCTCCCTCGGGTAGTAGAAGAAATGCTTTATTCTGCAATGGAGGATTTCTATGTAGATATCATGGTAGGACAGGGGACAACAGCTCATCCTGTTCATTTTCCCTTGCCGCCTTTCACCTTGATTGGTGCAACCACTAGAGCGGGGATGTTATCAGCGCCACTGCGAGATCGTTTTGGGATTATTTCCCATATGGAATATTATGAAACACAGGATCTGAAAGAAATCGTTTTGCGTTCTGCGGACATTTTTCAAACAGAAATCGTAGAAGAAGGCGCATTTGAGATCGCTCGCCGTTCTCGAGGTACCCCGCGAATCGCCAATCGTCTGTTAAAACGAGTACGTGATTTCGCCCAAGTTCAGTCGAATGGGACAATCGATCGAGGGATTGCCGATCAAGCATTGACCTTATTACAGGTTGATCATCAAGGGCTAGATTACGTCGACCAAAAGTTATTAAAAACAATGATCGAATTATATGGTGGTGGTCCTGTTGGTTTGAGTACATTAGCTGTCAATATTAGTGAAGAGACTGAAACAGTAGAAGATATGTACGAGCCTTATTTGATCCAGAAAGGCTTTATCAAGCGAACGCCAAGGGGACGGATCGCAACAGCATTAGCCTATGAACATTTTGGTTATGAATCTTATTATCAAGAATAA
- a CDS encoding acyl-CoA thioesterase produces MKCSQTRAIQTHMITYPHLNFHKTLFGGQLMAWLDETAGIAAVRVSRAAIVTASVDHLDFLAPLKASHSVCIDAYVSGVGTRSMEIFAKVIGEDLFTGERYLAGTCFMTFVVPKGSSLPEEIEPETKEEQFICQGYEARKQVRQAKRQESLDLAQNVDLTIPWN; encoded by the coding sequence ATGAAATGTTCACAAACAAGAGCGATCCAAACACATATGATCACCTATCCTCATTTGAATTTTCATAAAACCTTATTTGGCGGTCAATTGATGGCGTGGTTAGATGAAACGGCTGGCATCGCTGCTGTTCGAGTGTCAAGAGCCGCAATCGTGACCGCTTCTGTGGATCACCTAGACTTTCTAGCACCGTTAAAAGCTAGCCACTCTGTCTGTATCGATGCGTATGTGTCTGGTGTCGGCACACGTTCGATGGAAATATTTGCTAAAGTGATTGGGGAAGATTTATTTACGGGTGAACGTTATTTAGCAGGCACTTGCTTTATGACTTTCGTTGTACCTAAAGGAAGCAGTCTACCTGAAGAGATCGAACCTGAGACAAAAGAAGAACAATTTATCTGTCAAGGTTACGAAGCGAGAAAACAAGTTAGACAAGCAAAACGACAAGAAAGTCTTGATCTTGCCCAAAATGTCGATTTGACTATCCCTTGGAATTGA
- a CDS encoding efflux RND transporter periplasmic adaptor subunit, translating into MKSKKVKIGVTIVTIAIILGSAYFLLKEDNKKSDAETSVPVVSKTVKNAMKSSQKGADAILAGTVIPNSKSKIKLDGTRGIVTELHVNEGDTVTNGQNLFSYYSIDNETELKDAELSATNQVNSVAQKREAANLKWDEYNKKKANAKKEETKEEELNTSYMEASNAEAEVASAQIEADKAQLLVDKAREKVSQNTVTAQFDGVIKSIDKDQMNKPAVEGSETPFMEVVDSSVQYVEGKVDEFNKDKFSVEQTVQIFDRNDNSKLWTGKITKVGNLTTEDDDKKKDDENQNASKYPFKVLVDKSETPPSIGQHVYVKLAPKEPEAGKIALPKGYLMKEKNKTFVWKAKNNKLEKTTVELGEENAEDGTVEIKSGLTETDSIVYPAPELKEGMEVKQDAQPK; encoded by the coding sequence ATGAAAAGCAAGAAAGTAAAAATAGGAGTAACAATCGTGACAATAGCAATTATTTTAGGAAGTGCATATTTTTTATTAAAAGAGGACAATAAAAAAAGTGATGCAGAAACCTCAGTACCAGTAGTATCAAAGACAGTCAAAAATGCCATGAAGAGTTCCCAAAAAGGAGCCGATGCTATATTAGCAGGAACAGTGATTCCTAATTCTAAAAGTAAAATAAAATTAGATGGAACAAGAGGCATCGTAACCGAACTCCATGTAAATGAAGGGGATACAGTAACTAATGGACAAAACTTATTTTCCTATTACAGTATAGACAATGAAACAGAATTGAAAGATGCCGAGCTTAGCGCAACAAATCAAGTAAACTCGGTAGCTCAAAAAAGAGAAGCGGCCAATTTAAAATGGGACGAATACAATAAGAAAAAAGCCAATGCTAAAAAAGAAGAAACAAAAGAAGAAGAGCTAAATACATCTTATATGGAGGCATCTAACGCAGAAGCAGAAGTAGCTAGCGCGCAAATAGAAGCAGACAAGGCGCAATTATTAGTTGATAAAGCACGAGAAAAAGTATCTCAAAACACAGTAACAGCTCAATTTGACGGTGTAATAAAATCAATCGACAAAGATCAAATGAATAAACCAGCAGTGGAAGGTAGTGAAACGCCATTTATGGAAGTCGTTGATTCTTCTGTGCAGTATGTTGAAGGAAAAGTAGATGAGTTTAACAAGGATAAATTTTCTGTTGAACAAACGGTACAAATTTTTGATAGAAATGATAATAGTAAGCTTTGGACAGGTAAAATTACCAAAGTAGGAAATTTAACAACTGAGGATGACGATAAAAAGAAAGACGATGAAAATCAAAATGCATCTAAATATCCGTTCAAAGTATTAGTTGATAAATCAGAAACTCCTCCATCTATTGGTCAGCATGTCTATGTTAAACTAGCGCCAAAAGAGCCAGAAGCTGGAAAAATTGCATTACCTAAAGGCTATCTGATGAAAGAGAAAAACAAGACCTTTGTTTGGAAAGCTAAAAACAACAAATTAGAAAAAACAACGGTAGAATTGGGTGAAGAAAACGCGGAAGACGGAACTGTAGAAATCAAATCAGGTCTAACAGAAACCGATTCTATAGTCTATCCAGCTCCTGAATTAAAAGAGGGGATGGAGGTTAAACAAGATGCTCAACCTAAGTGA